A segment of the Cenarchaeum symbiont of Oopsacas minuta genome:
TTTTTATATGCGACATTGGATCATTGTATTTTTGGTCTTTGTAATAATGGTCTCCACATCTTTTGCATACGGCCAAGCAAATACAAAGCAATTGGATATATACACTCCATCTTTGACATATTATGAGGGAGATGTGTTGGTAATAGGCGGTAGCATCTCTAAGATAATTATGGACACTCCAGTTACAATTAGAGTCTATTCATCAAGTGACACGGTTGTAGATATTGCACAAATAGATGTTGCACTTGATGGTAGCTTTGCTCATACGATGATTGCGTTTGGACCACAGTGGGTAAGTACTGGCGAGTATAGAATAGAAGCAAAATACGGTGAAGAAAGCGACTATACAAACTTTCAATTTCTCAAGACAGAGATACGGCAAGCCATTACATCCAATTATGATGTAGATGCTGGTAACTCTGGAACGTTTGATGTTGGTTATACAATACACGGAGGTTCTGTAGATGAAATTTTGGTCGACACACACGGACTCTCACTTGTACTTTCAATAACGGCTCAAGAGGCAGGTGAGATAACTATGAACATTCCAAAAGAGTTTATCGACGCACTAGACTCGAATGGCAACAAGATAGATTTTATAGTTCTAGTTGACAATATCGAAGTTGGCCATACAGAAAGCAATACCGATAGCGCAAATAGAAAGATCACCGTTGGATTTTCTGACAATAATTCTGAAATTCGTATAATTGGCACACATGCCATACCAGAGTTTGGAACAATGATGATACTAGTATTTGTCGTAGCAATTTCAGTTATAGTATTGGTTAGTTTTTACCCATCAAGATTAAAAATTGTATTTTGATTTTAATGGTGATACTGCACGAAGCTCTGTAATAGCTTTTTTGAGCACGTCTACTGTTCTATCGACTTCTTCTTTGGTATTGAATATGCCAAGACTGAGTCTTAGTGATCCAGTTATCTGTTCATACGAAAATCCCATTGCCAAGAGTACATGAGATGCTTTTTGTATTCTAACAGAGCATGCAGAACCAGTTGATGCAGCTATGCCGTATTCATCTAGTTTTATGATCAGATCCTCGCCATTTATGCCCAGGAATGTAAAATGTGCGTTGTTACATGTGCGTTTTTTTGCATCTCCGTTATACAAAGTATATGATATCTCGGAGCATATCTTTTCAACGAGCCTCTCTCTCAGATACATTATATGACTAGTCTCTCTCTCTAGATTTTCATATGTCATCTTACACGCAACACCAAATCCTGCTATACTAGATACATTTTCAGTACCAGAACGTAGTCCTTTCTCCTGTCCCCCGCCCAAGATCATAGGATCAAGTTTTATGCCATGCCTTACATATAATGCCCCAACACCCTTTGGTCCATTTATC
Coding sequences within it:
- a CDS encoding PEFG-CTERM sorting domain-containing protein — encoded protein: MRHWIIVFLVFVIMVSTSFAYGQANTKQLDIYTPSLTYYEGDVLVIGGSISKIIMDTPVTIRVYSSSDTVVDIAQIDVALDGSFAHTMIAFGPQWVSTGEYRIEAKYGEESDYTNFQFLKTEIRQAITSNYDVDAGNSGTFDVGYTIHGGSVDEILVDTHGLSLVLSITAQEAGEITMNIPKEFIDALDSNGNKIDFIVLVDNIEVGHTESNTDSANRKITVGFSDNNSEIRIIGTHAIPEFGTMMILVFVVAISVIVLVSFYPSRLKIVF